GCGGTTTGACAATTCCTTGTCGCGAAGAGACTTTCATTAATGTCACTTCTAGCTTCAGTAGATAGTTGAGATTGAAATGAGATTGAAATGCCAAAACTAATGTAGTGTCACTGAAAAACAATTTTGTTATAGCACAATAGGCCaaatcaatgtaaataatacgtataacgtttttttttctttttaatgagGAATTTTATTGCATGTTGTGAATTATAGCCCTGCAATTTTCTTATGACAAGCAGTTACATTCTCAAATTGAATTTTCCTCTATTAACAAATACATACCAAGTATTCTTTATGTTTTTTTCCCTTCATGGCTGACAAATAATAATGGCAAaacttatatatttaatttttattcctGCATTCAGCAAATATGAAGTAAGTTGGTCATTCAAATTTCTGTAATTAGAATTGTTAAAATCAAGCTAAAATTGACATCATCAAAAGTTTTGGTtagaattgataaaattataaaaaattgccTTTCTTTTAGTATTAGGCCAAAATTGTATAatgtttatcataaaaataagttaaggaACCTAAATTATACATTatttttagagcaaattactctaaggctctcatatttgtcataattcacaagTTGGTACCTCTTATTTGAATATCAAATGATTTGAtatctcagttttaattttacaaacactTACGACcttattttaaatatagaatCCAAattgttaacggaattaaacgtgaggtaccaaatcgtttaaaacgaggtaccaaattgttaacataattgaaagtaaggtaccaaatcgttaaagtggatatttcatattttcattTACTCCTTAAATACAATTATAAACACTCGCAAGATTGTTTTTAAGAGATTATATATATCTTTTGGGGGCTAAATGGCCCATTATCCAAATCTTATCTGATTATTATCTATGAGCTGTAAGCTTTTTTTTAGAGGCTCGAGGATTGTGCTAATTAAGTTCTGACGTGGCAATATACCATTTGCAGTTGCATAACTGACTTTGGCTCCAAAGAATCTGTAACTGTTTCTATATAACCAACTGAGCAAAGAGAAGAAAAACATTACTCTACTccctcattttcttttcttttcttttctttatctaAAGGAAAACTGAAAATGTCACTGATCAGAGAAGAATCTGTCACTGATCCAAGAGAAGAATCTGCCACTGATCAGAGATTGAATGTTGCTGAGAGAACACAGGTAGAACAATGGCTAGCAGTGGAACCCAAATCTTTGAATGTTAGAGCCACAACTCACGCATTTTACTGGAAACTCAGACGAGTAGTTGTACCATTCATCGCTCAAGTCAGTCTTCAATCCTTCTTGAAGTTAATCTTTATTTGTTTTGCTTTCTTTTTGGGTCTTTAGGGTTTCAAATCTTGAACATTGATGTAGTTTCAAATCTTTATTCGGTTTCTTGAAGTTTCATGTAGTTTCAATTCTTTATTTGCTTTCTTGAAGTTTCATGTAGTTTCAAttctttatttgttttcttGAAGATTAATGTAGTTTCAAATCTTGAAGATTAATAtagtttcaaattttatttggttttcttGATGATTAAGGTAGCTTCAGATCTTTATTTGGTTTTCTTGGAGATAAATATAGTTTCAAATCTTTGTTGTTTTTGGTATTTCAATCCTGCATTTACCCTGTTTGCTTGACTAGAAAATTTGGGATGATAAAGGAATCTTTAGGGTTTGGAGATTCTTTAGTTTCTTGAAAATAAACATGTGCTGAAGTTTGTTTGGTTAGCAGGAAAGCAGAGAGAAAAAATTGTGTTTTACTTCTGCTTCTGCTTGTATCCTGGGAAAATGACTGACAACTTCAATATATTTGGgggttttaagttttaaaattaacaacataagaaaaataaaagaaataaaccaatgatttctttttagttaattttggTTAAGGGCGTAATTAATTGGTTGTTGAATGCGATGTGAAATCTGATGCAGAGCGCCAGGGTTGATCTCTTCGACGACAATGTTCGATATCTGGCTATGAACATCTTGTTGGGGTGGGTCCCTCCACATGGTGGGCCCACAagtaagttaaaaaaaaaaaaaaaatagaaattaatttaCTTGGAGTAACCTCCAAGCCAAATTTGGCTTGGAGGCTACTCCactttttcctataaataggaAAGGGGTGAAAGGGATTAAACACACACCAACATCACCAAATTTCACAAAGGTTTTGTGAGAGTTATTAGCATCAAGGCTAATAGGCGAGCTAGAGAAACGTTTTCTCTAAAGGGTGAGGGGTGAGAGAATTGAGAGATAAAAATAGTGAGTTTACGGGTGTGTGGGAAACACTTGAGTGTCATTATTTTGATGAGATCTCTCTGTAAAAGTACTCTCTTTGTATGCCTGCTATTTTAATAGTGGAAGAATTATTCGGACTTTGTCCCGTGGACGTAATCCAGCAATTTGGGTGAACCACGTTAAAAATTCTCGGTgtcatttattttgtttctgccgtccataattttattttcgacGCTAACGATTAGGCTAGTTGGAATTCCCTATTGTGAAGTTAGTTATATCGTGTTGAATTCTGTCTAGGaggttggtacttaagtggtccgctcgtgaccctccaatctttcctgggaatttttccggTATAGttatttagcacaatacgtTATTCACTAgcataattaattgaatttccgCTGTGCCGCCCAACAACTGGTATCGGAGCCGGTTTGAgtttttatatatctatttatCGTATGCTCTGTGGTTTCCACTAGATAGTGGATCCTCCAcatcagaaaataaattagatatatttatagTACTGGGCACTTGTCGAAAATATGGAGGCAAAGACTGGCAAGATGGTCAGTTTAAATGGCACAAATTACCACATATGGAGAAACAAGATGAAGGATCTCCTATTTGTGACGAAACTGCATTTACCGGTGTTTTCAACGAATAAACCCGAAGGAAAAACGGATGAAGAATGGGAATTCGAGCATGAGCAGGTGTGTGGTTACATTCGACAGTTCGTCGAGGATAATGTGTACAACCACATTTGTAATGAAACTCATGCTCAGACATTATGGAAGAAGCTTGAGGAGCTGTACGCGTCGAAAACCGGCAACAACAAACTATTTTATCTGACAAAATTAATTCAGATAAAATATCGAGAAGGGACTTCTATAGCTGATCACCTGAATGCAATTCAAGGGATTGTGGATCAGTTATCAAGTATGAGCATAAAGTTTGACGATGAGGTGCTCGCTCTCCTCGTGCTTGCCTCTCTACCAGAGTCTTGGGAGACTTTGAAGATTTCACTAACAAATTCTGCACCAAATGGAGTAGTCAATATGGAAGCTGTTAAAAGTGGCATCCTGAATGAAGAGAGTAGACGAAGATCACAAGGTTCTTCTTCATCACAGTCAGATGTTTTTGTTGCAGAATCTAGAGGGAGGAGTGAAGCTAGGGGTTCAAAAACCAGACACAAAAGCAGAGGAAAGTCAAACAAATATGCCAATACTGAGTGCCATTACTGCAAGAAGAAGGGCCACATCAAAATGTTCTGTCGAAAGTTGAAGCAAGACCAAGAAAAGAACAAAGGCAAAGATGTGAGGAAAAATGACAGCAGTGATGATGAACAAGCAAATGTTGTCGGGGAGTTCAACGTAGTCCATGATGAAGATATTGTCAATCTTGCAATCCACGAGACGAGTTGGGTGATTGACACTGGAGCTACCATTCATGCTTCATCTCGAAGGGAATTCTTCTCATCTTACACATCAGGCGATTTTGGCACTGTAAGAATGGGAAATGAGAACTTTGCAAAAGTCGTAGGCAAAGGTGACGTCTCTCTAGAAACAGAGAATGGTACGCAATTAGTCCTGAAGGATGTCAGGCATGTCCCAGATATGCGCCTGAATTTAATTTCGGCAGGAAATCTGGATGATGAAGGTTTTTGCAGCACCTTCTTCAATGGCCAATGGAAGCTTACCAAAGGTTCATTGGTGGTGGCCAGGGGAAAACGACATTCAAAACTATACATGATGCAGGCGAAGCTCTCCCATGACGATGTCAATACAGTGGAGAATGATGATATAGTTGAGTTGTGGCATAGACGACTCGGTCACATGAGTGAGAAAGGAATGTCGATATTGGCCAAAAGAAATATGTTACATGGATTGGATCGAGTCCATCTGGAGAAATGTACTGATTGTCTGGCAGGGAAGCAGAACAGAGTTTCTTTCAAAAGTACCCCTCCTTCTCGAATGAAGAATGTTTTAGATCTGATTCACTCAGATTTGTGTGGACCAATGCCAAAGTCACTTGGTGGTGCTCAATACTTCGTGACTTTCATTGATGATCATTCAAGGAAGACATGGGTGTATCTTTTGAAAACGAAGGACCAGGTGTTAGAAGTTTTCAAGCAATTTTTAACTCTGGTGGAAAGACAGACCAGCAAGAAGCTGAAGTGCATCCGTACAGACAATGGTGGAGAGTACATTGGACCATTTGATGCTTATTGCAAAAATAATGGTATTCGGCATCAAACAACACCTCCTAAAACGCCGCAGTTGAATGGTTTGGCTGAGAGGATGAACAGGACTTTGATGGAGAGAGTTAGATGTTTACTCTCACATGCAAAGTTGCCTAAGATGTTTTGGGGTGAAGCTCTACTGACAGCAGTGTATGTGCTTAACCTTTCAACGTGTATCCCTCTACAGTCTGATACTCCAGAGAGAGTGTGGACGGGAAAAGAAGTTTCCTATGGTCATCTGCGGGTGTTTGGGTGCAAAGCATTTGTGCATATTCCCAAAGACGAGAGGTCCAAGCTTGATGCTAAGACACGAGAATGCGTGTTTGTGGGTTATGGTCAAGATCAGTTTGGCTATAGATTCTACGATCCAGTCCATAAGAGGCTTATCAGAAGCCGTGATGCCGTCTTTGTTGAAAGTCAGACCATTGAGGATATTAAAAAGGCTCAGAATGTTTCTGAAGGATCCGATGGAGATTCAACAGACTTGGAATTGATTCCTCCAACAACGGTTCATAGACGTGTTGGAGATGAAGAAGGCGACCAACCGGGGATAGGTGGTCAAGATGCTCCCATTGATTATGAACCAGGTAATGCTGATGACTATGGTGCTCATCATCAACCACCAGCAGATGTGGATTCTCCAGTTCTGCGGAGATCTGATAGAGTTCGACAACAATCTACCAGATACCCAGAAGATCAGTATGTGTTATTAACTGACGGGGGAGAACCTGAGAGCTTTGAAGAAGCTATGGATGATGAACACAAGCAGAAATGGATTGAAGCCATGCAAGATGAGATGAGGTCCTTGCATGATAATAATACTTTTAAGCTGGTGAAGTTGCCTAAAGGCAAGAGAGCTTTAAAGAACAAGTGGGTGTTCAGGATAAAGAATGAGGAACACGGTCTCCAACCACGTTTCAAAGCTAGACTAGTTGTCAAGGGATTCGGCCAAAGAAAGGGAATTGACTTTGATGAGATTTTTTCACCAGTGGTGAAAATGACATCCATTCGTACAGTGCTAGGGTTAGCAGCAAGTCTCGACCTGGAGATCGAGCAGATGGATGTAAAGACTGCCTTCCTTCATGGTGATTTGGAGGAAGAGATATACATGGAGCAGCCAGAGGGTTTCGAAGAAAAGGGGAAAGAGCAGTACGTCTGCAAGTTGAAAAAAAAGTCTATATGGCTTAAAACAAGCACCGAGACAATGGTACAAGAAGTTTGAGTCTGTTATGGGGGAGCAAGGGTACAAGAAGACTACTTCAGACCATTGTGTCTTCGTGCAGAAATTCTCTGATGAGGATTTTATTATACTTCTGCTCTATGTGGATGACATGTTGATCGTTGGCCAGAATACTTCAAGAATCAACAACTTGAAAAAGCAGTTGAGCAAGTCTTTTGCAATGAAAAACTTGGGCTCGGCAAGGCAAATTCTAGGCATGAAGATAACCAGAGATAGAGGCTCCAAGAAGCTATGGTTATCACAGGAGAAGTACATTCAGAAAGTACTTCAAAGGTTCAACATGGATAACGCTAAAGCGGTTAGCTGCCCCCTTGCTAATCATTTTAGACTGAGTTCTGAACAGTGCCCTTCTACTGAGAAAGAGAAGGAGGAGATGGAAAGAGTTCCATATGCTTCAGCAGTTGGGAGCTTGATGTATGCCATGGTATGTACACGGCCAGATATTGCTCACTCGGTTGGAGTAGTGAGTCGGTTCCTTTCAAATCCTGGAAAAGAACATTGGGCTGCAGTGAAATGGATTCTTAGATACCTTCAAGGtacatcaagaatgtgtctatctttTGGAGATGGAGAACCTGTGTTAGTTGGCTACACAGATGCAGATATGGCTGGCGATGTTGACTCGAGAAAGTCTACATCAGGATATCTGATTTCATTTGCAGGGGGAGCTGTGTCATGGCAATCGAGACTACAGAAATGTGTTGCGCTCTCAACAACAGAAGCAGAGTTTATTGCAGCAACTGAAGCTTGTAAAGAGTTGCTATGGATGAAGAAGTTCTTAAGTGAACTTGGCTTCCACCAGACGAAGTACGAGCTGTTTTGTGATAGTCAAAGCGCTATTCACCTCGGGAAGAATTCCTCCTTTCATTCAAGATCTAAACATATTGATGTGCGATATCACTGGATTCGAGATGTATTGGAGATGAAGCTGCTACAGCTGGAAAAGATCCATACCGATGAAAATGGATCTGACATGTTAACCAAAGCTCTTCCACGGGGAAAGTTTGAATATTGTCGACAGACAGCCGGAATGGTGGTGCCTCCCATGTAGTCGGGAGGGGGAGATTTGTTGGGGTGGGTCCCTCCACATGGTGGGCCCACAagtaagttaaaaaaaaaaaaaaaaaaatagaaattaatttaCTTGGAGTAACCTCCAAGCCAAATTTGGCTTGGAGGCTACTCCactttttcctataaataggaAAGGGGTGAAAGGGATTAAACACACACCAACATCACCAAATTTCACAAAGGTTTTGTGAGAGTTATTAGCATCAAGGCTAATAGGCGAGCTAGAGAAACGTTTTCTCTAAAGGGTGAGGGGTGAGAGAATTGAGAGATAAAAATAGTGAGTTTACGGGTGTGTGGGAAACACTTGAGTGTCATTATTTTGATGAGATCTCTCTGTAAAAGTACTCTCTTTGTATGCCTGCTATTTTAATAGTGGAAGAATTATTCGGACTTTGTCCCGTGGACGTAATCCAGCAATTTGGGTGAACCACGTTAAAAATTCTCGGTgtcatttattttgtttctgccgtccataattttattttcgacGCTAACGATTAGGCTAGTTGGAATTCCCTATTGTGAAGTTAGTTATATCGTGTTGAATTCTGTCTAGGaggttggtacttaagtggtccgctcgtgaccctccaatctttcctgggaatttttccggTATAGttatttagcacaatacgtTATTCACTAgcataattaattgaatttccgCTGTGCCGCCCAACACATCTTCGATAGATTCACTTCAACCCATACATTGCCGGTAAATTTTACAACTTCTGTGCTAATTATGTGTCTGCTTAATCACTGTACTGACCTGAATTTCTCAATTGGTTTAGACATTAGGGGAGAGAGATGTTGGTTATCGCGTTAAGATACTCGCAATGAGTTGCCTGTTTATTGGTCTGAAGATGAGTGATGATTCCATCGACAAGATAATAAATCTGGTACGTATGCCATTTTTCATTTCTTATGGTGAGTCTGTATTTCTTATAGCATCATGAGTATTTTTTGTCTAAACAGAAACAGGAACCTTATATGGAGATTGATGAAAAAGATGTTGAGACTGTTGAGAGTCTGATTCTCGATAGAATTGGTCCGCTGGAGGATTGCGTAAGTGCTGTAAATGCTCTATTCTATGTGCCGAGCTTCAGTTCTATAGCAGATGAACGAGGACCGAAGTTCAAGTCGGATGTTACTCAGCGGATATATCAATCGCACGAAGGTATATTAATAATTGAGCATCCGATCAAGTCGTGTTGAATATATGTGAACTTATTCTGATGAAATAGTTAAACTATTGCAGACATAAAATGTCTACAATTCAGGCCTTCATCGGTAGCAGCATCAGCTGTTCTTATGACCGTTAAAGCAATCGACGCTGCAAAGTGTTCTGAATGTATGGAAAGGTTTACAATCAAAGATCTCCAACTGGTATGAACTACTTATATAAATATTGCATTCATTTTGAGTTACTGTATTTCATATATATCTGCACGACTCTGacatttatgcatttttttcAGAATAGGGAAGAATTAGAAGCCTGTTACGATAAGATGAGTGACTATTTCAATCCTGAAATTGATACACTGTCTCCGGGACAGGGCGTGGGAGAAATACAACCCGTCGATTTTGATTTGGATGAAACTCATTTTCCTCGTGAATGAAAAGGGTTGTCAGATTGTCATCAGAACTTCAAAAACTGCTGTTTACTATTAGATGAATTTTCATAAACATCATTGGATTGGAAAAACTATCTTTTTGAGTTACATGCTTATAGGAGATTACTTTTTGTGCATAATTACAGCatttagtttagtttagtttagttAGATCGAATGTGATTTGATCTGCAACAACATTGAAACAGAGAATCTTGATTTTACATAAAATTGCCTTACTGCTAGTTGTTATTCGAAGCTCAATTTCCTGAATTTTGATTCTGTTctgtttatttttatcattgaCTAAAAGATGTCAAAAGTATATTTCTTTGCACCCAAAACAGAAGTGCGGAGAATACGTACTGCCATCATTCTTGGTTGATTAGAAATATTTTCGGAAATGGAAACGAAATATGGAACATAGTAGTGAATAAGTTTCTGTGCAAAAGCTAGCTGAGAGGGAGTGTTAAGCATAGCATTTAAAATTGCGAAGCAACATTTAAAATTGTGAAGTGACATTGTTTATAAGAATTAGTTGtaaatatagagttttgaaCTTTTAGATTTCACATTCCATCGAAAGTGGAAACAAAACATCGAAACGTAGATAGAGCATATTATTGCACCTTTTTCACACCAAAGTATGGGATCCAAGAAAGATCAGATTTACATGACAGCATGTGCATTAGTCCTAATTAgattacaaaagaaaaaataaattaggagACCTGTCCCTCCTTTTCTTCCCTTTTCATCCACATCTCTTCTGCCATTAAGAAACCAACCAGCTCATGAATGCTCGTCCTACTAAGATCCTTCGTCTCTCGAATTCGTGTAACTTTTGGCTTCCAAGACTTGGAAAGCGACCTGAGAAATTTACTCACAAGAGCAGCATCAGAATATGTCTTCTCGAGAGAGTTCAAGGCATTTATGATATGCAAAAACCTAGTAAACATTTCATTTATGGACTCATAAGGAACCATCTTAAACTGCTCATAATCCTCTTCTAGCATACTAATCTTCATTTCTTTGGCTCGAGCGTTTCCTTCATGAATAAGCTCAAGCTTATCCCATATCGCCTTGGCAGAGTCGCATCCAAAGACACTAGCGACTGCATTGTCGTCTAGAGCACAGTATAAGACATGCATAGCCCGTTTCTCCAATTGAATCAGCCTCTCATCAATCTCCAATGCCGGCTGCGTCGGAAGATTGGGTGGCCCATTCTGGATCAACATCCACATTTCCAAATCCATTGCTTCGACGAAAACTCTCATCTTTATCTTCCAATACATATAGTCTGTGTAGTCCGTACCATTCAAAAACGGCGGCCTTCCGGAAAGAGATACCCCGTAATCGATTTTCATGGATTATCACTCCCTCCTTTTCAACTTCACCTCAAATGCTTGCCCCTGAGATTGTTACTGAACCCAGAAAATCAAATGAGCACAAATATTTGATCTTTCCtagtaaattaaattatagatCCATCCCTCTTTATGCCCTTGCTATTAACGAAGAACAAGACAACTTCTATATGTGTCACAGTGTCAGTTATAGTACAATTGTTTGTTAGTGTTGTTAGAGACAGGTAACTGAAAActgacaaaataaaattcaaagaaCTGATCTGTATAGGAAAAAATTGTATCTGTTTCATTTGTTAAAAGAAGTATTTACAAGAAGTACATGAAATTCATGCAATACAAAATTGTGTCGCTTGGTTAGTGTAAAGCTCTATATTCTCTTATTTATGCTCTGCTGAAGTTGGAAGTGACATGAATGAAACTCTCTTCTGTGCAAGGGATCGTCAAACCACCCATTGGATGATCAAACCCGAATTCTTCTTCAGCTTTATTTAGCAAATCTTGAAATGAAGGCTGGTTCAAGTACGATACTGGAACCAAGAACCGCTTCTTCTCCGTCTCGCCGATGTACACAGCTAAGAAACCTCTAGGTACATCTAAAGATCTTGAAGAAGATTTCTTAGCAGACAGGAAAGAAGCACGGAGAACACTAGGAAATCGTACTGCCATTGTTTCTTGTATGGatgattataaatattttggaaGGAATTGAATGTTTTTCTTGGCAAGGATAGTTGTGAAGTTGTTGGTTTGAGCAGAAGAGAGTTTGGTGATATTATATAGAGATAGTGAATTTAATGAAAAAGATGGTATCACATGCATTGTCTTCTAAATAATCAACAAAATGGGGTATTTACAAAACTCATGTTAAAGATTGGAAAAAGACAGCTGGAAAATCGGTGGCGATATAGATGTTAAAGCTATAAATATAAGCGAGCGATTAATTGGATTAGGTACGTCGATCCATGAGACAAGTAATTAAGTAGATAAGTATTGGATTAGGGACATAGCTTGTGTTATTTGCTCTGTAAAATCAATGAGACAATGCCATGTGACTTGCAAAAGATGAAGAAATGTAAGGCTGTTAAGGATTCATATGACATTTGAGGTTGTTCTAGCTAATACAAATGGGACATAAATGGACACACCATCTTTACATTAATTGGTTTTGAGTCTAACCCTTGCATGACCACCAAGGGATTAATTGTCTCAACCATGTTCAATATCAAGATCACcaatcatattattttcaaatcttTTGCTGCCCTTCAATTTGATTATAGACGAAAAGGTAGGGCATGAAGGTATTATAACCAGTAGACATAATACCTTATTTTCTGATTGTTTGAAGACAATGTCACATGACACTTACATGGCTTATGTCCTAACCAAGATTAATCTTGACCACTCACTCAAATCTTCCATATACTTACTCATCATCTATATATATCTCTACACTTTTATATCTCTAGCAAACTCAACCATACACAGCAATACCTTTCACTTAAACTACTCCACGTTATTCACAAAGCTACATCCAAAGAAATCAGTATGGCCAGACATTTTGCTGCTGTTCTCGCCAAGCAAATTCTTCGCAGATCTGCAAACAAAGCTCACTCG
This window of the Mercurialis annua linkage group LG5, ddMerAnnu1.2, whole genome shotgun sequence genome carries:
- the LOC130015487 gene encoding uncharacterized protein LOC130015487, whose amino-acid sequence is MSLIREESVTDPREESATDQRLNVAERTQVEQWLAVEPKSLNVRATTHAFYWKLRRVVVPFIAQSARVDLFDDNVRYLAMNILLGWVPPHGGPTSFVRVISIKANRRARETFSLKGEG
- the LOC126681538 gene encoding uncharacterized protein LOC126681538, whose amino-acid sequence is MSCLFIGLKMSDDSIDKIINLKQEPYMEIDEKDVETVESLILDRIGPLEDCVSAVNALFYVPSFSSIADERGPKFKSDVTQRIYQSHEDIKCLQFRPSSVAASAVLMTVKAIDAAKCSECMERFTIKDLQLNREELEACYDKMSDYFNPEIDTLSPGQGVGEIQPVDFDLDETHFPRE
- the LOC126681566 gene encoding auxin-responsive protein SAUR20-like — its product is MAVRFPSVLRASFLSAKKSSSRSLDVPRGFLAVYIGETEKKRFLVPVSYLNQPSFQDLLNKAEEEFGFDHPMGGLTIPCTEESFIHVTSNFSRA